Sequence from the Pseudomonadota bacterium genome:
ACCTCATGCATCGAAAGCCAATTGCCCACCTGCTCAACCCACTGCCAGGGCCAAGTCTCAATAACTCCCAATTGACCCTTCAATGCATCTGAATCTAAACCGGACAGCCGTGGGCTTGACCCGGCAATCCATCGTGCGATCCGATGATGGACCCGCGGATCAAGTCCGCGGGTGACGGAAGAGGATGGTTCCACCTCAACGGAACGCGCTCCGGCGTGTCGGTTATTCCAAAACGCACCATGCTCTACGCCGAATGCATGAACCGCATCGGCCTGGTGAAGCCGAAGGCGGCGAGCTGGAAGGACTACTTCATCTCCCAGATCCACGACCGCCAGGGAAGCTGAGGCCGGGGTGGAGCGCGTCTAAGCGGCTTTAAAATCGCGGACCTTGACTGGCTTCAGGCGCTTGCGCGCAAGCCAAAGGTCATGGGCCATTTGCAGTCCGAGCCAGGTCTCGGGCGTCGAGCCGAATGCCTTCGACAGTCGTTTCGCCATCTCCACCGAGATCTCGGCCCGCTCATTCACGAGGTCGGAGAGGGTTTGCCGCGTCACGCCGAGACCGGCCGCCGCCTCGGTTACGGAAAGTCCAAGCGGCTCCAGGCATTGCCGGCGGACAATGCCGCCGGGATGGGGGGGGATTGTGCATAGCCATCGAATCCACGTCACCTAATGGTAGTCGAGATAGTCGATCTCGACGGTTAGCGGGGCGCCCGGGCCCGTTCGGCGCGGCGCACGGTCTCGCGGTAGAGGATGTAGAGCGAGCTGGCGACGATGATGAGGGCGCCCACCAACGTGCTTTGCTCCGGCACCTCGCCCCAGAAGACATAGCCCATCAGCACCGCCCAGATGAGGCCGGTGTAGTTCAGGGGCGAGATGACCGAGACCGGGGCGAGGTTGAGCGCCTTCGTATACCAGTACTGCGCCGCCCCGCCGCCGAGGCCGAGGATGGCGAGCGCGGCGAGTTCCAGCCAATTGGGCGTGACCCACCAGAAGGGCAAGGTGAGGCCGCTCACGATTCCAGCGAGGCCGGAATAGGTCACCACGATCGAGGCGGTGGTCTCGGTGTGGCCGAGCTGGCGCATGGTGAGCGCGACGACCGCCGAACCGAGGGTAGCGGCAAGCGCCACCAAGGCGCCGGGCTGGATCGCTCCCGTCCCGGGACGCACCATGATGAGGACGCCGATGAAGCCGGCGACGACGGCGCTCCAACGATGCGGACCCACCTGCTCGCCCAGCAAGGGCACGGAGAGTGCGGTGATCAAGAGCGGGGCGGCGAAGGAATAGGCCGTCACATCGGCCACCGGGATCAGCGCCAGCGCTAAGAACCCGAGGGTCATCGAGCTCATGCCGCCGGCGAGCCGGAAAAGATGCATGCCGATGCGTCTGGTCTTGAGGCTCGCAATCCCGCCCGATTTGCCCAGCATCCAGAACGCCGGAACCAGCGCGAAGGCATGGCGGAAGAAGACGATCTCGTTCACCGGAATGCTCGCCACCAGCCATTTGGTGAGGCCGCTCTGGGCAGTGAAGAAAAGCACCGCCGCCAGCATATAGGCGATGGCGATGAGCGGCCGATCGTGTCCGGTGCTGGAGGCGGGGAAGAGCGGCATGAACCTGGGCAGAGGCGGAGACGCCCCTCAGCCCTTGATCCCCGTCATCGTCAGCCCTTCGATGATAAAGCGCTGCGCCACCAGAAACACCACGAACAGCGGCAGGATCGCCATCACCGTGGCCGCCATCAGCACCGACAGGCTCGCCGGGCCGAATACGCCTTGCAGCGCCACCACCCCGATCGGCAGCGTCATCTGCTCCAGGCTCTTGATCAGCACGAAGGGTGCGATGAAGTTGTTCCAGCTGGCGGTGAAGGTGATGATCCCCAGCGCGGCCAGCGCCGGCCCGAGCTGCGGCAGCGAGATGCGGCGATAGATCGTCCAGTAGCCCGCCCCGTCGATCTTGGCCGCCTCTTCCAGCTCGCGCGGCAGCCCCAGCATGAACTGCCGCATCATGTAGACGCCGAACGAGGACGCGAGCGCCGGCAGGATCAGCGCTGCCCGCGTGTCCAAGAGATGCAGGGCCGCGAACCCGACATAGATCGGGATCAGCACCAGCGCCGGCGGCACCATCAGCCCGACGAACATCAGCGCGAACAGCGCCCTGGAGCCGCTGAACCTGAGCCGCGCGAAGGCGAAGGCCGCCATCGATGCCGTCAGCAGCACGCCCAGCGTGGTCAGCGCGGCAACCACGAAGCTGTTCCAATACATGCTGAGGAACGGCAGGCCGGATTCCAGCACCTGCTGGTAGGAGGTGGCATCCCAGATGTCCGGCAGCAGGGTCGGCGGCAGCCGGTATGCCTCCCCCACCGGGCGCAGCGAGGCGCTGAACATCCACAGGAACGGCAGCAGCATCAACACGCCGCCGGCGCATAGCGGCAGCGTCACCATGAGGTTGCGCCAGTGCAGCACCGCCAAGGCCGTGTTCAGCCGCTGCGCGGTCTCCGGCGCCATCAGCTTCGCATCAGTCTGCGGCCGATGCCGAATTGCACCGCCGTCACCGCCGCGATCACCACCAGAAGCGTGAACGCGGCTGCCGAGCCGGTGCCCAGATCTTGCGCACCGAAGGTCTGCTCGTACATGTACAGCACCACCACGCGGGTCGCATCCCCCGGCCCGCCATTGGTCATGATGCGCACCGAATCGAACACCTGCAGCCCGCCGATCGTGGCGTAGGTGATGCAGAACAGCAGCACCGGCGCCACCGCCGGCAGCTTGATGTGCCAGAAGATCCGCCACCCGCCCGCCCCGTCCAGCGCCGCCGCCTCGATCAGGCTGCGCGGCACCGCCTGCAGGGCCGCCAGCAGGATGATCATGAAGAAGCCGAAATGCTTCCACACATCCATGATCACCACGGAGACCATGGCGATGCGCCCGTCGGACAGCCAGCCCGGGCCGGGCAAACCGAGCTCGTGCAGGTAATAGTTGAGGATGCCGAGGTCGGTGGAATACAGGAACTTCCACACCAGCGACACCAGCGCCGACGCCACCAGCACCGGCAGAAAGTAGGCGAAGCGCAGCGCATACAGCATCACCTTCGGCAGCTGGCGATCCAGCAACACCGCCACCAGCAGACCGAGCCCGACATTCCCGGTCACCGCCAGCGCGATGAACTGGAACGTATTGGCGAAGCTTCGCCAGAAATGCG
This genomic interval carries:
- a CDS encoding carbohydrate ABC transporter permease, translating into MAPETAQRLNTALAVLHWRNLMVTLPLCAGGVLMLLPFLWMFSASLRPVGEAYRLPPTLLPDIWDATSYQQVLESGLPFLSMYWNSFVVAALTTLGVLLTASMAAFAFARLRFSGSRALFALMFVGLMVPPALVLIPIYVGFAALHLLDTRAALILPALASSFGVYMMRQFMLGLPRELEEAAKIDGAGYWTIYRRISLPQLGPALAALGIITFTASWNNFIAPFVLIKSLEQMTLPIGVVALQGVFGPASLSVLMAATVMAILPLFVVFLVAQRFIIEGLTMTGIKG
- a CDS encoding sugar ABC transporter permease, whose translation is MGPRRRGGRGLRAGEVRAAWLFAAPAFLIYLAFLLVPVLATLAFSLTEVDRLTWRTDFVGLENFLYIWSDAHFWRSFANTFQFIALAVTGNVGLGLLVAVLLDRQLPKVMLYALRFAYFLPVLVASALVSLVWKFLYSTDLGILNYYLHELGLPGPGWLSDGRIAMVSVVIMDVWKHFGFFMIILLAALQAVPRSLIEAAALDGAGGWRIFWHIKLPAVAPVLLFCITYATIGGLQVFDSVRIMTNGGPGDATRVVVLYMYEQTFGAQDLGTGSAAAFTLLVVIAAVTAVQFGIGRRLMRS
- a CDS encoding HigA family addiction module antidote protein, with amino-acid sequence MRWLCTIPPHPGGIVRRQCLEPLGLSVTEAAAGLGVTRQTLSDLVNERAEISVEMAKRLSKAFGSTPETWLGLQMAHDLWLARKRLKPVKVRDFKAA
- a CDS encoding DMT family transporter is translated as MPLFPASSTGHDRPLIAIAYMLAAVLFFTAQSGLTKWLVASIPVNEIVFFRHAFALVPAFWMLGKSGGIASLKTRRIGMHLFRLAGGMSSMTLGFLALALIPVADVTAYSFAAPLLITALSVPLLGEQVGPHRWSAVVAGFIGVLIMVRPGTGAIQPGALVALAATLGSAVVALTMRQLGHTETTASIVVTYSGLAGIVSGLTLPFWWVTPNWLELAALAILGLGGGAAQYWYTKALNLAPVSVISPLNYTGLIWAVLMGYVFWGEVPEQSTLVGALIIVASSLYILYRETVRRAERARAPR